One part of the Mariniblastus fucicola genome encodes these proteins:
- a CDS encoding zinc-dependent alcohol dehydrogenase family protein — MKAMLIKTYGEDAKFEAVEVDKPEVKSGHVLVKIAASSVNTVDTMIRKMGEDLPLSPEAPAILGMDFAGTIEAVGEDVTDFSAGDEVYGCAGGLADLPGTLAEYIAADAKLIARKPKNLSMAETAALPLVAITAYEGLTRAGIKKGQKVLVHGGSGGVGHIAVQLAKYWGADVYSTGGGDSQLALIEKLGATGINYKSESVEDYVAKHTDGSGFDIVYDSVGGENLTKSFEASALNGNVATTVSMCELDLTPAHFKGLSLHVVFMLIPMLHDFKREQHGEILTKLAEIIEAGELKPVLDEKLFSLEEASAAHARLESGKGMGKVVIEN, encoded by the coding sequence ATGAAAGCAATGCTCATCAAAACTTACGGCGAAGACGCGAAGTTCGAAGCGGTCGAAGTCGACAAACCAGAAGTCAAATCCGGCCACGTCCTGGTCAAGATCGCCGCATCAAGCGTTAACACCGTCGACACAATGATCCGCAAGATGGGGGAAGACCTTCCGCTTTCACCCGAGGCACCCGCCATTCTCGGGATGGACTTTGCCGGCACGATCGAAGCCGTCGGTGAAGACGTCACTGATTTTTCAGCCGGCGACGAAGTTTACGGCTGCGCCGGCGGACTGGCGGACTTGCCGGGAACGCTCGCGGAGTACATCGCTGCCGACGCAAAACTAATCGCTCGCAAACCAAAGAACCTGTCGATGGCCGAAACCGCCGCGTTGCCGCTGGTTGCCATCACGGCTTACGAAGGTCTGACTCGGGCGGGAATCAAAAAAGGACAGAAAGTTCTGGTTCACGGCGGTTCCGGCGGCGTGGGGCACATCGCTGTTCAACTCGCCAAATACTGGGGCGCCGACGTCTACTCAACAGGCGGCGGCGACAGCCAGTTGGCACTCATTGAAAAGCTTGGTGCGACCGGCATCAATTACAAATCGGAGTCGGTCGAAGACTACGTGGCCAAGCACACCGACGGATCCGGTTTCGACATTGTTTACGATTCAGTCGGTGGAGAAAACCTTACCAAGTCCTTTGAGGCTTCCGCTCTCAACGGCAACGTCGCCACAACGGTTTCGATGTGCGAGTTGGATTTGACTCCTGCTCACTTCAAGGGATTGTCGTTGCACGTGGTGTTCATGCTGATTCCGATGCTGCATGATTTCAAGCGTGAACAGCATGGCGAGATCCTGACCAAGCTGGCCGAGATCATCGAAGCCGGCGAACTGAAACCCGTACTGGATGAGAAACTTTTCTCTCTTGAAGAAGCCAGTGCAGCTCATGCTCGTCTGGAAAGCGGCAAAGGCATGGGTAAAGTTGTTATTGAAAATTAG
- a CDS encoding SDR family NAD(P)-dependent oxidoreductase, giving the protein MKETDMSKRILITGATSGIGLETARMLLSRGHEVLLHGRSASKLASAKQSLNIQLTGTELKTYAADLSRLSEVESLAAAVSEQHGVIDILINNAGVFTVSSPVTEDGLDVRFMVNTIAPWLLTQRLLPTLNRNGRVINLSSAAQAPVDLGALAGTPRLDDSQAYAQSKLALTMWSRHLALELGNDGPAIIAVNPGSFLGSKMVKEAYGADGKDLAIGARILTRAALGEEFANATGMYFDNDSERFAPPIWMALMPANARKSSRRLNQYCRQLLTTRRPVSLNKVRSSRTVAHMRAAPIPF; this is encoded by the coding sequence TTGAAAGAAACTGATATGTCGAAACGAATTCTCATTACAGGCGCGACCAGCGGCATCGGGCTAGAGACTGCCAGAATGCTGTTGTCGCGAGGCCATGAGGTGTTGCTGCACGGTCGAAGCGCCTCGAAACTCGCTTCTGCCAAACAGTCCTTGAACATCCAACTCACGGGCACGGAACTCAAAACTTACGCAGCTGATTTGTCTCGCCTTTCGGAGGTGGAGTCACTCGCCGCGGCAGTTTCCGAGCAGCATGGCGTTATTGACATTCTGATCAACAACGCAGGCGTCTTCACCGTTTCCAGTCCCGTCACCGAAGATGGGCTCGACGTGCGATTCATGGTCAACACAATTGCTCCCTGGCTTCTGACACAACGACTACTGCCGACGCTGAACAGGAATGGGCGAGTCATCAATCTTTCTTCGGCGGCACAAGCGCCGGTTGATTTGGGCGCGTTAGCTGGAACACCCCGGCTCGATGACAGCCAAGCTTACGCGCAGAGCAAGCTGGCGTTAACGATGTGGTCCCGACATCTTGCGTTGGAACTGGGAAACGACGGTCCCGCAATAATTGCCGTGAATCCCGGGTCGTTCCTGGGCAGCAAAATGGTGAAAGAAGCCTACGGCGCAGACGGTAAGGATCTGGCTATCGGCGCAAGGATTCTCACACGCGCGGCGCTTGGTGAGGAATTCGCGAATGCGACAGGCATGTACTTCGACAACGACTCCGAACGCTTCGCCCCCCCCATTTGGATGGCCTTGATGCCAGCAAATGCAAGGAAATCGTCACGACGATTGAATCAGTACTGTCGTCAATTGCTAACGACTAGACGTCCAGTGTCTTTGAACAAAGTGCGCTCGTCCCGAACAGTTGCGCACATGCGGGCAGCGCCGATTCCGTTTTGA
- a CDS encoding YHYH protein — protein sequence MNSQGKLILPLLVALLSVVVLSTGCGPKAETIAQKVVQPVNPEHFIADSLVEPIKKEIRTLSDGSRAECYVITTRSVPSDHTIGPWVPKHVTDGEDKGGIWIKDGHVYNVSGEFIAHLDELYDDPEWNLVREDGSIKVTDTKEAFDLAARPNVDPRYHNHAVECPPDVVEWKSNHNVYVIPVNPAYRSVVTDFRKVGDGHGPVGVAFNGVKYDPPAPIHAIIKAHTIAPFDHSGGHVNPHAGYHYHAATGNTKEIEQPDGHAPMIGYALDGFGIYAHLDQDGKEPVDLDECSGHYDDVRGYHYHASPAGDNQIIAAFRGIAGSANVVKPE from the coding sequence ATGAATAGTCAAGGCAAACTGATTTTGCCATTGCTGGTTGCACTGCTAAGCGTCGTCGTGCTCAGCACTGGTTGTGGCCCGAAGGCCGAAACGATCGCTCAGAAAGTCGTCCAACCGGTTAACCCCGAGCACTTTATCGCCGACAGCCTGGTCGAACCGATCAAGAAGGAGATCCGCACGCTCAGCGATGGCAGTAGAGCAGAATGTTATGTCATCACGACCAGGAGTGTTCCCTCCGATCACACAATCGGTCCGTGGGTTCCAAAGCATGTGACCGACGGCGAAGACAAGGGCGGGATCTGGATCAAGGATGGGCACGTGTACAACGTGTCCGGAGAATTCATCGCTCATCTGGACGAACTCTACGATGACCCGGAGTGGAACCTTGTGCGAGAAGACGGAAGCATCAAAGTCACCGACACGAAAGAGGCTTTTGATCTGGCCGCGCGGCCCAACGTTGATCCGCGATATCACAATCATGCCGTCGAGTGCCCTCCTGATGTTGTCGAATGGAAAAGCAATCACAACGTCTATGTTATTCCGGTGAATCCAGCCTATCGTTCAGTGGTGACTGACTTCCGGAAAGTCGGCGACGGACATGGCCCTGTCGGCGTGGCGTTCAACGGCGTCAAGTACGATCCGCCTGCTCCGATTCATGCCATCATCAAAGCCCACACGATTGCGCCTTTCGATCATTCGGGCGGGCACGTCAATCCGCACGCTGGCTATCACTACCATGCGGCGACGGGAAACACGAAAGAGATCGAGCAACCCGACGGCCACGCTCCCATGATCGGTTACGCGTTGGATGGATTTGGAATTTACGCTCATCTCGATCAGGACGGAAAAGAGCCTGTGGACCTGGATGAGTGTAGCGGGCACTACGACGACGTTCGCGGCTACCACTATCACGCGAGTCCTGCGGGTGACAATCAAATCATCGCTGCGTTTCGCGGGATCGCCGGATCAGCCAACGTCGTCAAGCCTGAGTAG
- a CDS encoding alkyl/aryl-sulfatase: MATNSVDGQTQVEPKTALRMLNAQQQQFQQKVVKVADNVYVAVGFHGANTSMIVGDDGVIIIDTLKGPSSAAKAFEAFRKHSDKPVKAIIYTHSYGDHIGGASAFVEGETPDIYGTESFGSAEGVNKAVSTVKAKRNLRQFGRDLSALESTNRGVAPAMTADHDGGKGYLPPNVTVPNSGLKTTIAGVEIEFHIGPGETDDAMFIWLPKQQVLFAGDNFYSSFPNLYAIRGTAYRDVLSWSESVAKMAEFEPRVLVPGHTMPIRGKEQATTALKDYSEAIGSIYKQTVNGINAGKGPDQLAHAVKLPERLRDKPYLIEYYGTVPHAVRAIYSGLLGWYDGNPTTLSPLQPKIKAQKIAELAGGTKNLTSQMQAALEKGEFQWALELSDHLKWLDDADRKLARKVKIEALRGLAAREYNAPNRNYYVSYANELESGRLSELWF, from the coding sequence ATGGCAACCAATAGCGTCGACGGCCAAACGCAAGTCGAACCGAAAACGGCGTTGAGGATGCTCAATGCTCAACAACAACAGTTTCAGCAGAAAGTCGTCAAAGTCGCGGACAATGTTTACGTTGCCGTCGGCTTCCATGGAGCCAACACATCGATGATCGTCGGGGACGATGGCGTGATCATCATCGACACGCTCAAAGGACCCTCCAGCGCGGCCAAGGCCTTTGAAGCCTTTCGCAAACACAGCGACAAACCAGTCAAAGCCATCATCTACACCCACAGTTATGGCGACCACATCGGCGGCGCGTCGGCTTTCGTCGAAGGTGAAACACCGGACATCTACGGTACGGAAAGTTTCGGGTCGGCCGAAGGCGTGAACAAAGCCGTCAGCACGGTGAAGGCGAAACGCAATCTCCGCCAGTTCGGGCGAGACCTGTCGGCACTCGAAAGTACCAATCGAGGTGTGGCTCCGGCGATGACTGCCGATCACGACGGCGGCAAAGGTTACCTTCCGCCCAACGTCACAGTCCCCAACAGTGGTCTGAAGACGACGATCGCCGGTGTCGAAATCGAGTTTCACATCGGTCCGGGAGAGACCGACGATGCGATGTTCATCTGGCTGCCGAAGCAACAAGTTCTGTTTGCGGGCGACAACTTCTATAGCTCTTTCCCCAACCTGTATGCGATTCGCGGCACGGCCTATCGCGACGTTTTGAGCTGGTCAGAAAGCGTCGCGAAGATGGCTGAGTTTGAGCCACGGGTTTTGGTCCCGGGCCACACGATGCCGATCCGCGGCAAAGAGCAGGCGACCACGGCCCTGAAAGATTACAGCGAAGCGATCGGCAGCATCTACAAGCAAACGGTCAACGGCATCAACGCGGGCAAAGGCCCCGATCAACTTGCGCACGCAGTTAAACTGCCGGAGCGTCTGAGAGACAAGCCTTACCTCATCGAATACTACGGCACGGTGCCCCATGCCGTAAGAGCGATTTACTCTGGGCTGCTCGGCTGGTACGACGGAAACCCGACCACGCTGAGCCCTTTGCAACCCAAGATCAAAGCGCAGAAGATCGCTGAACTTGCCGGCGGCACCAAAAATCTGACCAGCCAGATGCAAGCCGCGTTGGAGAAAGGCGAATTCCAATGGGCGTTGGAGCTCTCGGACCATTTGAAGTGGCTCGACGACGCCGACAGAAAACTGGCTCGGAAGGTAAAGATCGAAGCGCTGCGCGGTTTGGCGGCAAGAGAGTACAACGCGCCGAATCGAAACTACTACGTGAGTTACGCCAATGAGCTGGAGTCTGGTCGTCTCAGTGAGTTGTGGTTCTGA
- a CDS encoding GNAT family N-acetyltransferase produces MLISQTAIPEPDAKSLAMIRPFEDSDWPATWQILEPVLRAGETYPFPTDITEEMARHFWVESPLATFVALNEDREVIGTYYIKANHAGPGNHVSNCGYVVSDKARGKGVASAMCEHSQQKAIIRGFQAMQYNLVVATNEAAIRLWKKHGFAIVGTLPDAFYHPRFNYVDAHIMYKKLKLQP; encoded by the coding sequence ATGCTTATTTCCCAAACAGCGATCCCAGAACCCGACGCGAAATCTTTAGCGATGATACGACCATTTGAAGACTCGGATTGGCCAGCAACTTGGCAGATTCTCGAACCCGTGCTCCGCGCGGGTGAGACTTACCCTTTCCCAACAGACATCACCGAAGAGATGGCTCGCCACTTTTGGGTTGAATCACCATTGGCGACTTTTGTTGCGTTGAACGAGGATCGCGAGGTCATCGGGACGTACTACATTAAGGCCAACCATGCCGGCCCCGGCAATCATGTCAGCAATTGCGGCTACGTCGTTTCGGACAAAGCCCGAGGCAAAGGCGTTGCATCGGCGATGTGTGAACACTCTCAGCAAAAAGCCATCATCCGCGGCTTTCAAGCCATGCAATACAACCTTGTCGTGGCCACCAACGAAGCAGCCATTCGCCTTTGGAAAAAACACGGGTTTGCGATCGTCGGAACTCTTCCCGATGCCTTCTACCATCCGCGTTTCAATTACGTGGACGCTCATATCATGTATAAGAAACTAAAACTACAGCCTTAG
- the nfsB gene encoding oxygen-insensitive NAD(P)H nitroreductase: MLDTQTQTGTEDRDITYYAKKRYTAKAYDREKKISPENISKVKELLRFSPSSTNAQPWHFILASSEEGKDRIANSTDDLYPFNSPSIRNASHVVVFASRLAIEEDFLLRVLQQEDRDGRFAADPSFKMKMHGGRKMFVNLHKQDYKDVQHWIDKQVYLNIGQFLLGVATLGIDATPMEGIDVKVLDEELGLREKGYSSLVVVTLGYHDPEEDYNANLPKSRLPYAEILTEV, encoded by the coding sequence ATGTTAGACACGCAAACGCAAACAGGAACAGAGGACAGGGACATCACCTACTACGCGAAAAAGCGTTATACAGCCAAGGCCTACGACCGTGAAAAGAAGATCTCGCCGGAGAACATCAGCAAGGTCAAAGAGCTGCTTCGATTTAGTCCATCGAGCACCAATGCCCAACCTTGGCATTTCATTTTGGCGTCGTCCGAAGAAGGCAAGGATCGCATCGCCAATTCCACCGACGATTTGTATCCATTCAACAGTCCATCGATCCGCAACGCTTCGCACGTAGTGGTATTCGCCAGTCGACTCGCGATTGAAGAGGACTTTCTGCTAAGAGTGCTGCAACAGGAGGACCGCGACGGGCGTTTCGCTGCTGACCCATCTTTCAAAATGAAAATGCACGGTGGACGCAAGATGTTCGTCAACTTGCACAAGCAGGACTATAAGGACGTTCAGCACTGGATCGACAAACAGGTTTACCTCAACATTGGTCAGTTTTTGCTGGGCGTCGCGACGTTGGGAATCGACGCAACTCCGATGGAAGGCATTGACGTCAAAGTGCTCGACGAAGAACTTGGCCTCCGTGAAAAGGGATACTCTAGCCTTGTCGTCGTGACGCTCGGATATCACGATCCAGAAGAAGACTACAACGCCAATCTCCCGAAGTCTCGATTGCCGTACGCCGAGATCTTGACTGAAGTCTAA
- a CDS encoding carbohydrate kinase family protein — MLVVAGETIVDLIEVSDRKGQFQAFTGGGPYNVAKGAAKMEVKTGYLSPVSTDSFGDDFVAEMEELNVIALSPRSNAPSGLAIVKKDATGHPSYSFYRERTADRDIDLQRVKAAMPSAAKAFYIGGLAIAHGQDADIWAEFLNDVACPVFVDPNIRPTFIKDRESFLQRLAKIYDASRIVKLSDEDIEWIAPEVHPHDYLVEVMDKHDVALGLLTMGAKGAHAITKSGGDVFVAAPVVETVDTVGAGDCFSAASLASLLCKNSIDSIPTNEVLAEVLNYAVTAAAINCMRSGANAPTHAEITHALSTSSFTP, encoded by the coding sequence ATGCTGGTTGTTGCTGGTGAAACCATTGTTGACCTAATTGAAGTAAGCGATCGCAAAGGTCAGTTTCAAGCTTTCACCGGCGGCGGGCCCTACAACGTCGCCAAAGGCGCTGCGAAGATGGAAGTGAAAACCGGCTATCTGTCACCAGTGTCGACCGACTCGTTCGGAGATGACTTTGTCGCCGAGATGGAGGAGTTGAACGTCATCGCGCTTTCGCCGCGATCAAATGCGCCGTCCGGATTGGCGATTGTCAAAAAAGACGCAACCGGCCACCCGTCGTACTCGTTCTATCGCGAGCGCACTGCCGATCGGGATATAGATTTGCAGCGAGTCAAGGCCGCGATGCCTTCGGCGGCGAAAGCTTTCTACATTGGCGGATTGGCAATCGCTCACGGTCAGGACGCCGACATTTGGGCAGAGTTTCTCAACGACGTGGCGTGTCCCGTGTTCGTGGATCCCAATATTCGCCCGACGTTTATCAAGGATCGCGAATCGTTCCTGCAGCGACTGGCGAAAATCTACGACGCTTCGCGTATCGTCAAGTTGTCCGATGAAGACATTGAGTGGATCGCGCCGGAAGTTCATCCGCACGACTACCTGGTCGAAGTCATGGACAAGCATGATGTCGCATTGGGCTTGCTGACAATGGGAGCCAAAGGAGCCCACGCGATCACGAAATCTGGGGGAGACGTTTTCGTGGCAGCTCCGGTCGTCGAAACCGTGGACACCGTCGGTGCAGGAGACTGTTTCTCGGCCGCAAGTCTGGCTTCCTTGCTTTGCAAGAATTCGATCGACAGCATCCCGACGAACGAGGTCCTGGCTGAAGTATTGAACTACGCTGTCACCGCGGCAGCCATCAACTGCAT